CTTCGCGCCGTTTGCTTCCAGCGCCGCGCGTCCGACGAAATCGCGCGGCGTTTTCAGATCGACGGTCCACGCGAGACCCGCGTCGAGCGGCGAGACGGTTTCGTCCATGTCCTGGCCGTAGAGATTCATGCCGGCTTCGAGCCGCAGCGTGTCGCGCGCGCCGAGGCCGGCGGGCTTCACGCCTGCGGCGAGCAGCGCGTTCCACAGCTTTTCGATGTTCGCGGCCGGCACGACGATCTCGAAACCGTCCTCGCCGGTATAGCCGGTGCGCGCGAGCATCAGTTCGCCGTACTGCGTGGAGGGGAACACGACCGCGTTGAACGGCTTGACGGCTTCCGTTTCGGCTCGCGTATCCGGCAGCACGTTCCAGACCTTCTCGCGTGCGTTCGGCCCTTGCACCGCGATGATGCCGAGATCGCCGCGCGGCGTGATCGCGAGGTTGAAGTTACCGTCGGCGTTCAGCTTCCCGAACCACGCGATGTCCTTGTCCGCCGTGCTCGCGTTCACGACCACGCGAAAACGCGTTTCGGAGAAGTAATAGACAATGAGGTCGTCGATTACGCCGCCGTCGTCTTTCAGCAGGCACGAATACAGCGCTTTGCCGGGCGTCGTCAGCTTGTCGACGTTGTTCGCGATCGCGTAGCGAAAGAACGCGCGGACCGCGTCGCCCTCGAAATCGACGACGCGCATATGCGACACGTCGAACATGCCAGCGTCGGTGCGCACCGCGCGATGCTCGTCGATCTGCGAACCGTAGTTGACGGGCATGTCCCAGCCGCCGAAATCGACCATGCGCGCGTTGAGCGCGAGGTGAGCGGCGTGCAAGGGCGTGTGTTGAAGTTCGGTCATCGGGGCCTCGGTTCGCGGAGCAAAAAAGGCCACGCAGCGCGCTTTCGCTGCGGATGGCCGCCTTGCTCGCCGCACGATGCAGCCAAGACAAGACACCGACCCGCGATGCGGTTGCGATGCGTGACCCCTCTGTCCTCGGTACCTGAGAGATTGCGCGGATTCGCGAGCGTGTGCTGGCGGTCCATCGCGCGCCCCTTCGGTGGGCAACTGGCCTGATGCGTGCCGTTGCCGCTCTCCAGAGTGCGAGGAATGTGTCCTCGACGCGGCCGGTCCTTTTGCCTGAGAGTTTGTGGGTGTGCCCCTTCGGCGGCGCGGCTCTCGCTTCCATGAAGCGGCCACGCGCTCTCCCGACGCGTGCGGCAGAATTTACGCGAGGGGAATGGGGTTGTCAAACGGATTCGGACGGGGGCGATTGCCCGAAACGGACGGGCGTGATTGGCACGAATCGTTACTTTCGCGGCGCGGCCGTCGCCTACACTCGGATGTTCGCCGACTCACTTTCGAATCGATCATGGCTTCAGTCACCATTAACGGCCGGACGGTCACCGGTAATGAGATCTCCATTCGCGGCAAGCAAGTGACCGTGGACGGCGAAGTCGTCAGCGGCGAGGACTCGCCGCGCATCACCATCGAGATTCACGGCGACGTCGAGCGGATCGAGGTCGAAACCTGCGACAAGCTCACGGTGCACGGAAAAGCCGGGGCCGTATCGGTCGTGTCGGGCAACGTCTTGTGCGGCGATGCGAGCGGGTCGGTGCAGACGGTGTCGGGAAATGTCGCGTGCCGCGACGCCGGCGGAAATGTGAGCACGACGTCCGGCAACATCAACAGGCGCTGACACTCACCCCCGCACGAACTCCACCCTCCGCCCTTCCCGCTCGCTCTGCATCGCGAGCTCGATGACCGTCATCACGTCGACGGCATCTTGCGGCGTCACCGGGAACGGCTTGCCGTCGATCACCGACGCCGCCAGCGCGCGATAAAACTCCACATAAGCGCCATCGCGCGTCGCGAACTGATGCCGCAGATCGTGATCGCCGTCCACTTCGCGCAAAAGCCCCGGCGGATTCTTGCCGAATTCCGGATTGCCCGGCCGCATGCCCGAGCGAAGCTGGTCTTCCTGCACGTCGAGGCCGGTCTTCACATAACTGCCGCGCGTGCCGTGAATCGAAAAGCGCGGCGGCTCCAGCGCCGCGAGCGCGCTCGCGTGCAGCACCACTTCCTTGTCCGCGTAACCGAGCACGAGATGCACGTAGTCCGGGGCGTGCGCGTGGTCGCGATGCGCCTTCACGAACGCCGTCACCGTCTGCGGCGCGCCGAACAGCGTCAGCGCCTGATCGATCAGATGCGGCCCCAGATCGAACAGCAGGCCACCGCCGCGCGCCGCTTCCTCACGCCAGCGCTGCGGCACTTTCGGGCGAAAACGGTCGAAATGCGATTCATAGTGCGTGACGCGCCCGAGCCGCCCGCTTTCGATCAGCGTGCGCACCGTCAGGAAATCGCCGTCCCAGCGGCGATTGTGGAACGGCGCGAAGAGCAACCCGCGCTCGGCGGCGAGATCGGCGAGCGTGCGGGCATCGCGGGCGGACAGCGTGACCGGCTTGTCGACGACCACATGCTTGCGCGCCGACAGCGCGCGGTGCGCGAGGTCGAAGTGCGTGTCATTCGGCGTGGCGATCACGACGCACGGAACGTCGGTGAGCGCGATGAGCGCATCGAAGTCGGCGACGATGCGCGCGTCCGGATAATCGGCGAGCGCGCGCTCGGCCTGACTCGTCGCGATGGCGGCGACCTTCGCGCGGCCGCAATGCTCGATGACGGGCGCGTGGAACGTCGCGCCCGCCAGGCCATAGCCCATCAGGCCGACTTTCAGTGCTGAACTCATGGAAGGCATCATCCTGTCGTGAATCGGTCGGATATTGTGGCATGAGCCTGAGCCGCCAGAAGCGCCATCGGCCAGCGAACAGGGGCCAAAACTCGCCGCGTTCTATCGTGTTAACATCGCGCTCTCGAATTTGCCGTGCGATCAACGGGTTGCGCGGCGGTGTTCGCAGTTCAATCGGCGGCGCGGCTTGGATCTTGCGCCGCTCGCCTCACTCGCCAAAGTCCAGAACGATGTCCGCAGGTCTCAACGCCGCCCAAAGCGAAGCGGTGCGCTATCTCGATGGTCCCTGTCTCGTGCTCGCCGGCGCGGGCAGCGGCAAGACGCGCGTCATCACGCAGAAAATCGCGCATCTGATCGAAGGACGCGGCTTCGAGCCGAAGCACATTGCCGCGCTCACCTTCACGAACAAGGCCGCGCTCGAAATGCGCGAACGGACCGCAAAGCTGCTCGAAGGCAAGACACTGACGACGCCCGGCAAGGAAGGCCGCAAGGTGCCGGTCAATCAGTTGACCATCTGCACGTTTCACTCGCTCGGCGTGCAGATCATGCGGCAGGAGGCGGAGCACGTCGGCCTGAAGCCGCAGTTTTCGATCATGGATGCCGACGACTGCTTCGGCATGGTTCAGGAGCAGCTCGGCACCACGGACAAGGGCCTGATCCGCAAAATTCAGTCGATCATCTCGCTGTGGAAAAACGCGATGGTCTCGCCCGACCAGGCCGCCGTGCTCGCGAGCAACGAGGACGAGCATCAGGCCGCGATCGTCTACCGCAGCTACGCCGCGACGCTGCACGCGTATCAGGCGCTCGATTTCGACGATCTGATCTTGCGCCCCGCGCAGCTTTTCGCGGAGAACGAGCAAGTGCGCGAAAAGTGGCAGAACCGCCTGCGCTATCTTCTGATCGACGAATATCAGGACACGAACGCCTGCCAGTACGAACTGCTGAAGCTGCTGGCCGGTCCGCGCGCCGCGTTCACGGCGGTCGGCGACGACGATCAGGCCATCTACGGCTGGCGCGGCGCGACGCTCGAAAACCTCGCGCAGTTGAGCAAGGACTTTCCGAAGCTGCATGTCGTGAAGCTGGAGCAGAACTATCGCTCGACGGTGCGCATTCTCACGGCGGCGAACAACGTCATCGCGAACAATCCGAAGCTCTTCGAGAAGAAACTCTGGTCCGAGCACGGCATGGGCGACACCATCACCGTGACCGGCTGCAATGACGAAGAGCACGAGGCCGAATCCGTCGTGTTTCGTCTGTCGGCGCACAAGTTCGAGCGACGCGCGGCGTTTCGCGATTACGCGATTCTGTATCGCGGCAACTTTCAGGCGCGTATTTTCGAGCAAGTGCTGCGGCGCGAGCGCATTCCGTATGTGCTCTCGGGCGGGCAGTCGTTCTTCGACCGCGCGGAAATCAAGGATCTGATCGCGTATCTGCGTCTGATCGCGAATCCCGACGACGATCCCGCGTTCATCCGCGCCATCACGACGCCCCGGCGCGGCGTCGGCAACACGACGCTGGAGGCGCTCGGCGCGTTCGCGGGCGCGGCGAAGGTGTCGCTCTTCGAAGCGGTGTTCATGGGCGGCATCGAGGCGCGGCTCTCGGCGCGGCAAGTCGAGCCGTTGCGCACGTTCTGCGAGTGGATTCGCCGCCTGTCGGACCGTGCGGGACGCGATCCGGCGACCGAAGTGCTCGACGACATGATGGAAGCGATCCACTACGAAGCGTATCTCTACGATGCCTTCGACGAGCGGCAGGCGCAATCGAAGTGGCAGAACGTGCTGGAGTTTCTCGAATGGCTCAAGCGCAAGGGCACCAAGCCCGAAGCGTCGCCTGAAGCGGAACAGACCGGCTACGACACGGCCGACGGTCTCGCCGACGAAGGCAAGAACCTGCTCGGGCTGATCCAGACCGTCGCGCTGATGTCGATGCTCGAAGGCAAGGACGAAGATCCCGACGCCGTGCGGCTCTCGACGGTGCACGCGTCGAAGGGACTCGAATATCCGCACGTGTTTCTGGTCGGCGTGGAGGAAGGCATCATGCCGCATCGCGGCGGCTCGGACGACGACGCGCCGATCGACGACGCGCGCATCGAGGAAGAGCGCCGGCTCATGTATGTGGCGATCACGCGGGCGCAGCGCAGCCTGCATCTGAACTGGTGCAAGAAGCGCAAGCGCGCGCGGGAGACGGTGGTGTGCGAGCCCTCGCGCTTCATCCCCGAGATGCTGCTCGACGACGCCCCGCCCCCGACGCCCGAAGAAGCGCCGCTCTCGCCGAAGGATCGCATGGCGATGTTGAAGGCGATGTTGCAGAAGAACTGACGCTTCCGCGTTCCCGCGTTACTTCGCCGCGTTCACCATGTAATCGACGGCGGCTTTCACGTCGGCATCCGACGCGTTCGATCCGCCCTTCGGCGGCATCGCGCCCTTGCCGTGCAGCGCGTAGTTGTAGACGGTCTCCATCGAGTCCTTGAGACGCGGCGCCCACGCGGCCTTGTCGCCGAATTTCGGCGCGTTGAGCACGCCCGCCGCGTGACACGCCTGGCAGACTTGCTCGTAGAGCGCCTTGCCGGCCTGCGACGCATCGGCGCTTTGCGCGCCCGCCGCCGGAGCCGATGCCGTCTGCGGCACCGAAGCGAGCGCCGCGACGGCGGCTGCGGCCTGTGCGTTGTCCGTCGAGCTTGCACCGGCTGCGCCCTCGGCGCCGGAAGCCGCCGCCGGCGCGGAAGCCGAAGCCGCAGCGCCCGGCGCGGGCTGCGCCGGCTCGTCGAACTTCGCGCCGCCGTTGTTCGCCATGTAGACGACGGCGCGCGCAATCTCGAAATCGCTGTAATCGTCGGGGCTGGTGCCGCCGCGCGGGGGCATCGCGCCCTTGCCGTTCAATGCGTTATGGACGAGCGTGTCGTAGCCTTCGCCGATACGCGGCGCCCAGGCGCCGGCATCGCCGAACTTGGGCGCGCCGGCTGTGCCGGTGGCGTGACACGTCGAGCACACGGCCTTGAACACTTCCTCGCCGGTTTTATAGACGCGCGGCGCGTTGGCGTCGCGGATGTTCACTTGCGCGGCCGGCGCGATTCTTTGTTCGACGGAGGCGTCGAGATTGGTGCCGGCGCCGGTGCGCGTCGTGTTGTCGACGTAGACCGCAAGCAGAACGATGATGGCGACGGGAATGCCGAACCCCGCGATGACCGCCGCGATGAGTTGGCCGGGTGTCTTGATCGGGGCTCCGTGGGGTGCTTCGCTCATGCTTGTCTCGTCTCCCGTTTTTTTAGGTGAGTCGGTTCAGTGACAGCGTGACAGCTACCGCGCTTGACGCCCTGCGTCGCCGAGGGCACGGTCGATTATAGACGGAACGCTTACCGGAAGGCGCAAGGCGGCGGGCGCCGTCGCGCGGGCGTTTACCCGAATCGTGTGATGCTTCGCGGGCGGCGTCGAACCCCGCGCGATGGACGGATCCATGGAAAACAGGTATCCTCTCGGATTCGCATGGGCCTTGCAGCCGTCTTCCGGCACCCGCACGCAAGGCTTTCCGCCGAAGCGCCCGTAGCTCAATGGATAGAGTACTGCCCTCCGAAGGCAGGGGTTGCTGGTTCGATCCCAGCCGGGCGCGCCAAGCTTGATAAGGGTTTCAGCGGTTTCTCTGCTGCGTCGTTCCCCTCCAGTACAGTGAAAATACAGTTCGTCCAATCAGCTGGCCGCGGTCTGCAGGTCGACGACCTGCGTGTGCGGCTGAGCGCAGCGCGCCAGGTGATCGGCCGACAGGTGCGCGTAGCGTTGATTTGGTCCAAGCGCTGGGCTACCAGGGCGGAGCAGCGCTTGAAATACTGTCCGAACTCTCGAAAGGCGACGACAGTCAGGCGCGAGCCGCGGCCGTAACTGGTCTTGGTCACATCTCGTCACCGCTCGAGGGTTCGATTTTGCAGGACAGAATCAATGACCGCGACCCGGAAGTCAGACGAGCGCTCATTAGAAGGTGCGACAAAGCTTCCGGACAGTGATAGTTACGAAAGTTTCTCAAAAATGCACCCGCTTGGCGATGGTTTCGAGGTAGACGTGCTACTCGAGTTCGATCATTCAATACTCTAAAGCTTTAAGACTTTGTTGAATGCGTTAGGTCAGTCCGCCGCCGCACGACTTCTGACACGCCTGAGTGATCCTAAGCCGAGAATACGGATGAGGGCTCTGCACCATCTGGGCGGACCTCAGCGATCCTGAAGCTCTTTAGGCAGTTCGCGAACCCAACGTCATCTCCTCCATTATCGAACGATTGCAAGATAGAGATGCGAGGGTTCGACTAACCACCATTGCGTTGTTGTCGAATGTTGGCTTACCGAGCGCGGCGATCGCGCCTTTGCAGCAATGCCTGCGTGATCGTGACTCTAAAGTCCGTGAGCGTGCCAAATGTTTTTTGCTCACGTTTCGAGCGACCCTCTGAATTTCAGTATACGATCGGACCGCTCCGAATCAGCTTTCATTCGCTGAGCAGCGGAACCTTTCAGTTCCACATCACACCGACGCTTCGAAGTAACGAGCGGTCCTTGAAAAAACTGACAACCGGCGCGGTGCGCCAGCGAAAGGTCCGAGGAGAAAATTCCAGTCCCCTTTCCGCCTGCGGCCCGCTTGCATGGAGTGTTTTGATGCCAAGCTTAATCTCCCGTCGCCACCCCCGCGTATAGGGTAAGGCGGAATCGTTCTCCGCAGGAACTAATGCAATTGGTGCAGCGCGCCCCATTGTCGTCGCTCTAGTCCGTGAGCAGCTTGTCTTGCTCTTCCGACAGATTGAAAAGCTCCTCGACTAGGCGATAAACCTTCGTGAGAGGATTCGACAAACCGAAATCATCGCCGGAGCCATCGAGTTTCCTGGCATGCTT
The Caballeronia sp. M1242 DNA segment above includes these coding regions:
- the gcvT gene encoding glycine cleavage system aminomethyltransferase GcvT, with translation MTELQHTPLHAAHLALNARMVDFGGWDMPVNYGSQIDEHRAVRTDAGMFDVSHMRVVDFEGDAVRAFFRYAIANNVDKLTTPGKALYSCLLKDDGGVIDDLIVYYFSETRFRVVVNASTADKDIAWFGKLNADGNFNLAITPRGDLGIIAVQGPNAREKVWNVLPDTRAETEAVKPFNAVVFPSTQYGELMLARTGYTGEDGFEIVVPAANIEKLWNALLAAGVKPAGLGARDTLRLEAGMNLYGQDMDETVSPLDAGLAWTVDLKTPRDFVGRAALEANGAKANFVGLVLIKENGRAGGVLRAHQKVVTPHGEGEITSGTFSPSMQESIAFARVPTAVAPGDTVQVVIRDKQVPARVVKLPFVRNGKVLVELA
- a CDS encoding UvrD-helicase domain-containing protein, translating into MSAGLNAAQSEAVRYLDGPCLVLAGAGSGKTRVITQKIAHLIEGRGFEPKHIAALTFTNKAALEMRERTAKLLEGKTLTTPGKEGRKVPVNQLTICTFHSLGVQIMRQEAEHVGLKPQFSIMDADDCFGMVQEQLGTTDKGLIRKIQSIISLWKNAMVSPDQAAVLASNEDEHQAAIVYRSYAATLHAYQALDFDDLILRPAQLFAENEQVREKWQNRLRYLLIDEYQDTNACQYELLKLLAGPRAAFTAVGDDDQAIYGWRGATLENLAQLSKDFPKLHVVKLEQNYRSTVRILTAANNVIANNPKLFEKKLWSEHGMGDTITVTGCNDEEHEAESVVFRLSAHKFERRAAFRDYAILYRGNFQARIFEQVLRRERIPYVLSGGQSFFDRAEIKDLIAYLRLIANPDDDPAFIRAITTPRRGVGNTTLEALGAFAGAAKVSLFEAVFMGGIEARLSARQVEPLRTFCEWIRRLSDRAGRDPATEVLDDMMEAIHYEAYLYDAFDERQAQSKWQNVLEFLEWLKRKGTKPEASPEAEQTGYDTADGLADEGKNLLGLIQTVALMSMLEGKDEDPDAVRLSTVHASKGLEYPHVFLVGVEEGIMPHRGGSDDDAPIDDARIEEERRLMYVAITRAQRSLHLNWCKKRKRARETVVCEPSRFIPEMLLDDAPPPTPEEAPLSPKDRMAMLKAMLQKN
- a CDS encoding cytochrome c5 family protein; translated protein: MSEAPHGAPIKTPGQLIAAVIAGFGIPVAIIVLLAVYVDNTTRTGAGTNLDASVEQRIAPAAQVNIRDANAPRVYKTGEEVFKAVCSTCHATGTAGAPKFGDAGAWAPRIGEGYDTLVHNALNGKGAMPPRGGTSPDDYSDFEIARAVVYMANNGGAKFDEPAQPAPGAAASASAPAAASGAEGAAGASSTDNAQAAAAVAALASVPQTASAPAAGAQSADASQAGKALYEQVCQACHAAGVLNAPKFGDKAAWAPRLKDSMETVYNYALHGKGAMPPKGGSNASDADVKAAVDYMVNAAK
- a CDS encoding HEAT repeat domain-containing protein encodes the protein MVQALGYQGGAALEILSELSKGDDSQARAAAVTGLGHISSPLEGSILQDRINDRDPEVRRALIRRCDKASGQ
- a CDS encoding oxidoreductase produces the protein MSSALKVGLMGYGLAGATFHAPVIEHCGRAKVAAIATSQAERALADYPDARIVADFDALIALTDVPCVVIATPNDTHFDLAHRALSARKHVVVDKPVTLSARDARTLADLAAERGLLFAPFHNRRWDGDFLTVRTLIESGRLGRVTHYESHFDRFRPKVPQRWREEAARGGGLLFDLGPHLIDQALTLFGAPQTVTAFVKAHRDHAHAPDYVHLVLGYADKEVVLHASALAALEPPRFSIHGTRGSYVKTGLDVQEDQLRSGMRPGNPEFGKNPPGLLREVDGDHDLRHQFATRDGAYVEFYRALAASVIDGKPFPVTPQDAVDVMTVIELAMQSEREGRRVEFVRG